From a single Apium graveolens cultivar Ventura chromosome 2, ASM990537v1, whole genome shotgun sequence genomic region:
- the LOC141686479 gene encoding putative F-box protein At1g50870, protein MDPDRRVSADKKTPIFSTNMDGNDEKKRRTTEAREKVMNNFADDLWIEIFLRLPFKSLLQSKSVSKSWLSIISSHRFAKSYLEKPAVHDDEITIAHNAFSNDYEEEDGSFSLFHLDSASILKNIKFPYSQGEYPCHPLTSELIGSDCGIVCVSVRLLGWHVAKKNFDIYLWNPATRHSKLLPSYTIPDKYWTAGNLGFGFDHIDLDFKLVRVVSTSTYAEVYSSNMNGWRKIDKPIAYPYSNFHAFHGFLFSIEHTFNSMMAFNLNKETFICGIKLPDGHFDDDNSLIDITDFKDNVAVINSIVNQGKIHLWTLDDEACVCSGVEASWTKVISVNVGVVSEHFSFLYSNSHFLLFDKDGERFLFNWNTEVTTEVTTQPYVDEFFKYTKSLFWLEGFRRIRWAASSPRLQDSSDSDE, encoded by the coding sequence ATGGATCCTGACAGGCGCGTGTCTGCTGATAAGAAAACACCCATTTTTAGTACTAATATGGATGGAAATGACGAGAAGAAGAGGAGAACAACAGAAGCAAGGGAAAAGGTGATGAATAATTTTGCGGATGATTTGTGGATTGAGATTTTCCTACGCCTTCCGTTCAAGTCATTGCTTCAATCTAAATCGGTCTCCAAATCATGGCTTTCCATCATTTCCAGCCATCGTTTCGCCAAATCTTACCTGGAGAAGCCTGCTGTACATGATGATGAAATTACCATTGCACACAATGCATTTAGTAATGATTATGAAGAAGAGGACGGTTCTTTTTCCCTCTTCCACCTTGATTCGGCTAGCATTTTGAAGAATATCAAATTCCCCTACTCGCAAGGTGAGTATCCCTGTCATCCATTAACATCTGAACTTATAGGTTCAGATTGCGGTATTGTTTGTGTTTCTGTTAGGTTATTGGGATGGCATGTTGCTAAAAAGAATTTCGATATTTACCTTTGGAACCCTGCAACTAGACACTCCAAACTACTTCCTTCTTATACTATACCTGATAAATATTGGACAGCTGGTAATTTAGGTTTTGGTTTCGATCACATTGATTTAGATTTTAAACTTGTTAGAGTTGTGTCCACTAGTACTTATGCTGAGGTCTATTCTTCAAACATGAATGGTTGGCGAAAGATTGACAAGCCGATTGCTTATCCGTACAGCAATTTCCATGCATTTCACGGATTTTTGTTTTCCATAGAACATACTTTTAATAGTATGATGGCTTTCAATTTAAACAAGGAGACGTTTATTTGTGGTATTAAACTCCCCGATGGTCATTTTGATGATGATAACAGTCTTATTGATATTACCGACTTCAAGGATAATGTGGCTGTCATTAACTCTATTGTAAACCAAGGTAAGATTCACTTGTGGACATTAGATGATGAGGCATGTGTTTGTAGTGGAGTTGAGGCATCCTGGACGAAAGTGATCAGTGTTAATGTAGGTGTAGTATCTGAACATTTTAGCTTCCTTTATAGCAATTCTCACTttttactatttgataaagaTGGGGAGAGGTTTTTGTTTAACTGGAACACTGAAGTGACCACTGAAGTCACTACTCAGCCTTATGTTGATGAATTTTTTAAGTATACGAAGAGCTTGTTCTGGCTTGAAGGGTTCAGACGTATCAGGTGGGCTGCTTCATCTCCGAGATTGCAAGATTCGTCTGACTCTGATGAATGA
- the LOC141707109 gene encoding uncharacterized protein LOC141707109 isoform X1: protein MSHLDFLFVNGVVSPPAQTLPVTTLLETHSGAYTTSRTHNNGSVLLFWERHLSRLANSARILNNSNPELLFDSRKSRVPFSGKFSNWDLAIKSLVNDSMRNALPLAVKEMKVGEELAVTTLLSGNLENLRGNEGLDDEEMLFKVFDVYVRVALYVPLGFGVRENVAHLAAVGPGRDVANAKYSDWVRVRKHLEKLRPPSATELLLSNDGDQMLEGCLTNFFVVCRKDGTEDGFEAEKDSTVYEVQTAPISQGVLPGVIRQIIVEACLKHRIPLREVAPSWSQREQWEEAFITNSLRLLQHVETIRVPCSWKPLESKSWKDLTWAEKQFEEGPGTITSIIQDTLVVPDVLCSFELVQEDRHNVSHRREALVLPFIEEIMAKAASEGCPVTSFPRCYNLPAPKNVW, encoded by the exons ATGTCCCACCTGGATTTTCTGTTTGTCAACGGCGTCGTTTCACCACCCGCTCAAACACTTCCGGTTACTACCTTACTTGAAACTCATTCAG GGGCTTACACGACTTCTCGAACTCATAATAATGGCTCGGTGTTGTTGTTTTGGGAGAGGCATTTAAGCAGGCTGGCTAATTCTGCTAGGATTTTGAATAATTCCAATCCGGAACTCTTGTTCGATTCTAGGAAGTCTAGGGTTCCCTTTTCGGGGAAGTTTTCTAATTGGGATTTGGCCATTAAGTCGCTTGTGAATGATTCGATGAGAAATGCATTACCGCTGGCGGTGAAAGAGATGAAAGTTGGCGAGGAATTGGCTGTTACGACTCTTTTGAGCGGGAATTTGGAGAATTTGAGGGGAAATGAAGGTTTGGATGATGAAGAAATGTTATTTAAGGTTTTTGATGTTTATGTACGTGTAGCGCTATATGTTCCTCTTGGGTTTGGTGTGCGAGAGAATGTGGCACATTTGGCGGCGGTGGGCCCTGGGAGAGATGTTGCAAATGCTAAATATTCAGACTGGGTAAG GGTGAGGAAGCATTTGGAGAAGTTGAGGCCGCCTTCTGCTACTGAACTTCTATTGTCAAACGATGGTGATCAGATGCTTGAAGGTTGTTTGACAAACTTTTTTGTTGTTTGTCGGAAG GATGGAACTGAAGATGGCTTCGAGGCTGAGAAGGATTCAACTGTGTATGAAGTACAGACAGCTCCTATATCTCAAGGTGTTCTTCCTGGAGTCATTCGCCAAATTATAGTCGA AGCATGCTTAAAACACCGTATCCCACTTCGAGAAGTTGCTCCTTCGTGGTCACAACGTGAACAGTGGGAAGAAGCTTTTATTACCA ATAGTTTGAGGCTTTTGCAGCACGTAGAAACAATTCGAGTCCCGTGTTCATGGAAGCCACTTGAATCTAAAAGTTGGAAGGATCTTACCTGGGCGGAAAAGCAATTTGAG GAGGGCCCTGGAACTATCACATCTATAATCCAG GACACGTTAGTGGTTCCCGACGTTCTTTGTTCTTTTGAACTTGTGCAAGAAGATCGGCACAATGTATCTCATAGAAGAGAGGCGCTTGTGCTGCCATTTATA GAAGAGATTATGGCGAAAGCTGCATCAGAAGGTTGCCCAGTGACTTCATTCCCTAGGTGTTATAATCTACCTGCACCCAAGAATGTATGGTAA
- the LOC141686473 gene encoding uncharacterized protein LOC141686473, translated as MRKDVATFVRHCEVGQQQKQSHQSHAGLLQPLPLPNPATTITTSQPSLGRYFDGFHQRASDSKGVDTIKEAGVFGVFNTEVIRLHGFPASILSDRDKIFLSQFFARTILNAWFTPFKIVYGRDPPSITRSGRGKSVVDCMAEMLQESDAILDDLHFNLVRVGQLVDMIQLPPDSRLHPVFHVSQLKHGMGTLPVSPRIPNQMSPDLKMMVQPEELLAVRGKGNEQSGMLEVLLKWKDLPEYEAMWEDKEANDARFAAFHLKDKVLNWGQGNVIHCTKQPKILKSYTRRRKVD; from the exons ATGAGAAAAGATGTCGCTACGTTTGTACGTCACTGCGAAGTTGGTCAACAACAGAAACAATCACATCAATCTCATGCAGGACTGCTACAACCATTACCACTTCCCAATCCTGCTACAACCATTACCACTTCCCAACCAAGTTTGGGAAGATATTTCGATGGATTTCATCAAAGGGCTTCCGATTCCAAGGGTGTTGATACTATTAAGGAAGCTGGAGTGTTTGGAGTGTTTAATACTGAGGTCATTAGGTTACATGGATTTCCAGCGTCCATACTGTCAGACCGTGACAAGATATTTTTAAGCCAATTTTTTGCGAGAACTATTCTGAATGCATG GTTCACCCCATTTAAAATAGTTTATGGTCGTGATCCTCCGTCTATTACTCGATCAGGGCGAGGGAAGTCTGTTGTTGACTGTATGGCCGAAATGTTGCAGGAGAGTGATGCTATTTTAGATGATTTGCATTTTAATTTGGTGAGG GTGGGTCAACTAGTGGACATGATACAATTACCTCCAGACAGTAGATTGCACCCGGTTTTTCATGTATCTCAACTGAAACATGGCATGGGAACCTTGCCAGTTTCACCTAGAATTCCTAATCAGATGAGCCCAGACTTGAAGATGATGGTGCAACCAGAGGAATTACTTGCAGTCAGAGGTAAGGGAAACGAACAGTCGGGTATGCTAGAGGTTCTACTGAAGTGGAAAGATCTCCCGGAATATGAAGCTATGTGGGAAGACAAGGAAGCCAACGACGCTCGATTCGCTGCCTTTCACCTTAAAGACAAGGTGCTTAACTGGGGGCAGGGTAATGTCATACATTGTACTAAACAGCCTAAAATATTAAAGTCGTATACGAGGCGCAGGAAGGTGGATTAA
- the LOC141707109 gene encoding uncharacterized protein LOC141707109 isoform X2: protein MSHLDFLFVNGVVSPPAQTLPVTTLLETHSGAYTTSRTHNNGSVLLFWERHLSRLANSARILNNSNPELLFDSRKSRVPFSGKFSNWDLAIKSLVNDSMRNALPLAVKEMKVGEELAVTTLLSGNLENLRGNEGLDDEEMLFKVFDVYVRVALYVPLGFGVRENVAHLAAVGPGRDVANAKYSDWVRVRKHLEKLRPPSATELLLSNDGDQMLEGCLTNFFVVCRKDGTEDGFEAEKDSTVYEVQTAPISQGVLPGVIRQIIVEACLKHRIPLREVAPSWSQREQWEEAFITNSLRLLQHVETIRVPCSWKPLESKSWKDLTWAEKQFEEGPGTITSIIQDTLVVPDVLCSFELVQEDRHNEEIMAKAASEGCPVTSFPRCYNLPAPKNVW, encoded by the exons ATGTCCCACCTGGATTTTCTGTTTGTCAACGGCGTCGTTTCACCACCCGCTCAAACACTTCCGGTTACTACCTTACTTGAAACTCATTCAG GGGCTTACACGACTTCTCGAACTCATAATAATGGCTCGGTGTTGTTGTTTTGGGAGAGGCATTTAAGCAGGCTGGCTAATTCTGCTAGGATTTTGAATAATTCCAATCCGGAACTCTTGTTCGATTCTAGGAAGTCTAGGGTTCCCTTTTCGGGGAAGTTTTCTAATTGGGATTTGGCCATTAAGTCGCTTGTGAATGATTCGATGAGAAATGCATTACCGCTGGCGGTGAAAGAGATGAAAGTTGGCGAGGAATTGGCTGTTACGACTCTTTTGAGCGGGAATTTGGAGAATTTGAGGGGAAATGAAGGTTTGGATGATGAAGAAATGTTATTTAAGGTTTTTGATGTTTATGTACGTGTAGCGCTATATGTTCCTCTTGGGTTTGGTGTGCGAGAGAATGTGGCACATTTGGCGGCGGTGGGCCCTGGGAGAGATGTTGCAAATGCTAAATATTCAGACTGGGTAAG GGTGAGGAAGCATTTGGAGAAGTTGAGGCCGCCTTCTGCTACTGAACTTCTATTGTCAAACGATGGTGATCAGATGCTTGAAGGTTGTTTGACAAACTTTTTTGTTGTTTGTCGGAAG GATGGAACTGAAGATGGCTTCGAGGCTGAGAAGGATTCAACTGTGTATGAAGTACAGACAGCTCCTATATCTCAAGGTGTTCTTCCTGGAGTCATTCGCCAAATTATAGTCGA AGCATGCTTAAAACACCGTATCCCACTTCGAGAAGTTGCTCCTTCGTGGTCACAACGTGAACAGTGGGAAGAAGCTTTTATTACCA ATAGTTTGAGGCTTTTGCAGCACGTAGAAACAATTCGAGTCCCGTGTTCATGGAAGCCACTTGAATCTAAAAGTTGGAAGGATCTTACCTGGGCGGAAAAGCAATTTGAG GAGGGCCCTGGAACTATCACATCTATAATCCAG GACACGTTAGTGGTTCCCGACGTTCTTTGTTCTTTTGAACTTGTGCAAGAAGATCGGCACAAT GAAGAGATTATGGCGAAAGCTGCATCAGAAGGTTGCCCAGTGACTTCATTCCCTAGGTGTTATAATCTACCTGCACCCAAGAATGTATGGTAA
- the LOC141707108 gene encoding nuclear transcription factor Y subunit B-1-like, whose translation MADGPGSPAGGSHESGGDQSPRSNVREQDRFLPIANISRIMKKALPANGKIAKDAKDTVQECVSEFISFITSEASDKCQKEKRKTINGDDLLWAMATLGFEDYIDPLKAYLARYREGDTKGSARGGDGSASAKKDPVGSQLSNHQYAQGMGYVNSQV comes from the exons ATGGCTGATGGTCCAGGTAGTCCTGCTGGTGGAAGTCATGAAAGTGGTGGAGATCAGAGTCCAAGGTCAAATGTGAGGGAGCAAGATAGGTTCCTACCAATTGCTAATATTAGTAGGATCATGAAGAAGGCCTTGCCTGCTAATggtaagattgctaaggatgctaaggaCACTGTTCAGGAATGTGTTTCTgaattcataagcttcattacCAGCGA GGCAAGTGACAAATGTCAGAAAGAGAAGAGGAAGACTATTAATGGGGATGATTTGCTTTGGGCAATGGCTACTTTAGGTTTCGAAGATTACATTGATCCCCTTAAGGCTTACCTAGCTAGGTACAGAGAG GGTGATACCAAGGGATCTGCCAGGGGCGGAGATGGATCTGCATCTGCTAAGAAGGATCCGGTTGGATCTCAGCTGTCGAATCATCAG TACGCTCAAGGCATGGGCTATGTCAACTCACAAGTTTAA
- the LOC141707109 gene encoding uncharacterized protein LOC141707109 isoform X3 has translation MSHLDFLFVNGVVSPPAQTLPVTTLLETHSGAYTTSRTHNNGSVLLFWERHLSRLANSARILNNSNPELLFDSRKSRVPFSGKFSNWDLAIKSLVNDSMRNALPLAVKEMKVGEELAVTTLLSGNLENLRGNEGLDDEEMLFKVFDVYVRVALYVPLGFGVRENVAHLAAVGPGRDVANAKYSDWVRVRKHLEKLRPPSATELLLSNDGDQMLEGCLTNFFVVCRKDGTEDGFEAEKDSTVYEVQTAPISQGVLPGVIRQIIVEACLKHRIPLREVAPSWSQREQWEEAFITNSLRLLQHVETIRVPCSWKPLESKSWKDLTWAEKQFEEGPGTITSIIQEEIMAKAASEGCPVTSFPRCYNLPAPKNVW, from the exons ATGTCCCACCTGGATTTTCTGTTTGTCAACGGCGTCGTTTCACCACCCGCTCAAACACTTCCGGTTACTACCTTACTTGAAACTCATTCAG GGGCTTACACGACTTCTCGAACTCATAATAATGGCTCGGTGTTGTTGTTTTGGGAGAGGCATTTAAGCAGGCTGGCTAATTCTGCTAGGATTTTGAATAATTCCAATCCGGAACTCTTGTTCGATTCTAGGAAGTCTAGGGTTCCCTTTTCGGGGAAGTTTTCTAATTGGGATTTGGCCATTAAGTCGCTTGTGAATGATTCGATGAGAAATGCATTACCGCTGGCGGTGAAAGAGATGAAAGTTGGCGAGGAATTGGCTGTTACGACTCTTTTGAGCGGGAATTTGGAGAATTTGAGGGGAAATGAAGGTTTGGATGATGAAGAAATGTTATTTAAGGTTTTTGATGTTTATGTACGTGTAGCGCTATATGTTCCTCTTGGGTTTGGTGTGCGAGAGAATGTGGCACATTTGGCGGCGGTGGGCCCTGGGAGAGATGTTGCAAATGCTAAATATTCAGACTGGGTAAG GGTGAGGAAGCATTTGGAGAAGTTGAGGCCGCCTTCTGCTACTGAACTTCTATTGTCAAACGATGGTGATCAGATGCTTGAAGGTTGTTTGACAAACTTTTTTGTTGTTTGTCGGAAG GATGGAACTGAAGATGGCTTCGAGGCTGAGAAGGATTCAACTGTGTATGAAGTACAGACAGCTCCTATATCTCAAGGTGTTCTTCCTGGAGTCATTCGCCAAATTATAGTCGA AGCATGCTTAAAACACCGTATCCCACTTCGAGAAGTTGCTCCTTCGTGGTCACAACGTGAACAGTGGGAAGAAGCTTTTATTACCA ATAGTTTGAGGCTTTTGCAGCACGTAGAAACAATTCGAGTCCCGTGTTCATGGAAGCCACTTGAATCTAAAAGTTGGAAGGATCTTACCTGGGCGGAAAAGCAATTTGAG GAGGGCCCTGGAACTATCACATCTATAATCCAG GAAGAGATTATGGCGAAAGCTGCATCAGAAGGTTGCCCAGTGACTTCATTCCCTAGGTGTTATAATCTACCTGCACCCAAGAATGTATGGTAA
- the LOC141686485 gene encoding uncharacterized protein LOC141686485 has protein sequence MSGVPDVKGLPVINEEFEKKEPIVSEDRSVGSDFTFESFDGADAFSLECLEEDIFDDVRASIYRSCGTPIFSSASRDSAVGKASALSSKKVHASSQTQKTKDSSANLRRQLPTARKAKAMTVSSPHSQNLLQHIKGGYDSTPSVQSKRASSGYGGVNNRKTGEGLMMPQVSASVDSPGFKNFLTPPAKSSYRSPRSVTKSPSLARSSCDQFSSALSSKPLSSRGTGHSGTNSSKIASSGSISKPPLGYSRRSKLNNQTSSIHLLSKSLQLNNSPASSIDRWSSQSSSTFRATEKLKSGKFEGKLKGETNKATAAHHLTPTKMLPDQRFKEAPKEVSPLPEGTPKCFNTSGLQTPSPKQGFSDEVSKSLSSFGETPKSSKPSGLRMPSPRHGFFDEEKSMVRSTIEIMPFQLSSPDAWSDPSANALIRRNGPGNKKNIGSPLTRSLHCTPSTRPQNAIHSRGIDDISTPSTGMRHSMKTEERGNKMISKYKIGKKGEDQKAENGISLDTMKPPKKGEQTVDELLLESDHQLLGESKENFEDQVKNLNIYFEVIDVGRSAIETDGEKSNAGAQDGFVVDGEQFLRGQQQDSATITRIPFAEVPSSFDEVASTFPSSDSAKKENN, from the exons ATGTCAGGTGTTCCGGATGTTAAAGGATTGCCGGTTATTAATGAAGAGTTTGAGAAGAAGGAACCGATTGTTTCGGAAGACAGATCTGTTGGCTCAGATTTTACATTTGAGTCGTTTGATGGTGCTGATGCATTCTCTCTGGAATGTCTGGAGGAAgatatatttgatgatgtaaGAGCGTCAATTTACAGATCCTGTGGAACGCCTATTTTCTCATCTGCAAGCCGTGACTCCGCTGTTGGGAAAGCATCTGCACTCT CCTCCAAGAAGGTACATGCCAGCTCTCAGACTCAGAAAACG AAAGATTCCAGTGCAAATTTGAGAAGGCAATTACCAACTGCAAGAAAAGCGAAGGCAATGACAGTGTCTTCTCCGCATTCACAAAATTTACTGCAG CACATAAAAGGAGGATACGACTCGACGCCATCTGTACAAAGCAAAAGGGCTTCATCAGGCTATGGAGGTGTGAATAACAGGAAAACTG GAGAAGGATTGATGATGCCTCAAGTATCTGCTTCTGTGGACTCGCctggttttaagaattttctaaCACCACCCGCCAAGTCATCTTACAGGAGTCCTCGCTCTGTAACCAAAAGCCCATCATTGGCTCGTTCTTCATGTGATCAGTTTTCGAGTGCTCTATCTTCTAAACCTCTCTCGAGCCGCGGAACAGGACATTCAGGCACCAACAGCAGTAAGATTGCTTCTTCTGGTTCTATCTCTAAGCCTCCTCTCGGATATTCACGCAGAAGTAAATTAAACAATCAAACTTCCTCAATCCATTTACTGTCTAAGTCGCTCCAGTTGAACAACTCGCCTGCCAGCTCCATTGATAGATGGTCCTCACAGTCATCTTCAACTTTTAGAGCTACTGAAAAGCTAAAATCTGGTAAATTTGAGGGAAAGTTGAAAGGAGAAACTAATAAAGCAACAGCTGCACATCATTTAACTCCAACAAAAATGCTGCCGGATCAACGTTTTAAAGAAGCACCAAAAGAAGTCAGTCCACTTCCAGAAGGAACACCAAAATGTTTCAACACTTCAGGCCTCCAGACGCCATCACCCAAGCAAGGGTTTTCTGATGAGGTCAGTAAATCATTATCATCATTTGGAGAAACACCAAAAAGTTCCAAGCCTTCAGGCCTCCGCATGCCATCACCCAGGCATGGGTTTTTTGACGAG gaaaagTCCATGGTTCGAAGCACAATAGAAATTATGCCCTTCCAGTTAAGCTCACCAGATGCTTGGTCTGATCCAAGTGCAAATGCATTGATAAGAAGAAATGGACCTGGAAATAAGAAGAATATTGGTTCTCCACTCACTCGGTCTCTGCATTGTACTCCAAGCACTAGGCCTCAAAATGCCATTCATTCTAGAGGGATTGATGATATTTCTACACCATCAACTGGTATGAGACATAGTATGAAGACTGAAGAGAGAGGAAACAAGATGATATCGAAGTATAAAATAGGCAAGAAGGGGGAAGATCAAAAGGCTGAAAATGGGATTTCACTTGATACCATGAAACCACCAAAGAAAGGCGAGCAGACTGTTGATGAACTACTCCTCGAGAGTGATCACCAATTACTAGGTGAAAGCAAAGAAAACTTTGAGGATCAAGTGAAAAACTTGAACATATATTTTGAGGTCATTGATGTCGGAAGGAGTGCAATAGAGACTGATGGTGAAAAGAGCAATGCTGGTGCACAAGATGGATTCGTGGTGGATGGAGAACAATTTCTCCGGGGCCAGCAGCAGGATTCAGCAACCATTACCCGAATCCCATTCGCAGAAGTGCCATCTTCATTTGATGAAGTTGCATCAACCTTCCCCTCTTCAGATAGTGCAAAGAAGGAGAATAACTGA